The nucleotide window gtGTTTTGTTATAAGATGAGAATGAAAATGTACTTCTTATCGTGATATGTTAACAGTCAGCTAAACAAAGTAAAAGAACACActgtttaataaattcttattttcttttttaattatacaaatagatttttgaatgtcattttaaaaaaagtagttatttaattaatataaatcagagatacatattttaatcaaaaacataataaacaaaaagataataataacacaatcaGTATCGCTGCAAGTTCTTTCTCCATTCCTACTAAAAtatcaaactttttatatttctagtgATATTATTTCTAAAGTACATACTTCAGCTTTACGTATAAACATTGTGTAGGAGGTTATTGCTTAAACAATTCtgtaatttctatataaaaacaattataatataaaaaaagaaatcagtGTCTAATAATTACTTTAGAACCACTGAATCACATTTATCAATAGAGCCGTTAATTGCTATTGTTCACATTCCATTGGAATTCCATTGAAATACTTTAAACGAAAGTCTTGAAAGGACGACTTCCATGAAACGCTGATTTGTGTCAGATTTACTAGACCGTCTAAATACTAAACGCTCATTAGTCGTTGCGTCATCGGATATGATCGACCAACTACAATTCAGAttaaagtagtttatttatttcattagaaCTGcgaatatttaagaataatatgaaacataaaagtcaatgtttcgttttttttatcgtattgtTTACGTTCACGTACAGTTTATATGGAATTTTATCCGATATTTTGACACGTGCGTGAATTCTGACTTATGGGATTATGTGCTGCTCGAGTTGAATCGATtaattaatgacaaaaaagaaGATATTCTATTCAAACAAAGGGAATTCTATAAATGATTCATTAGTAAACTACAAAACGGACCATGTTACAATCATCATTCCAGAGCATGTAAATTTCATAGAcagactaatttaaatataacaaacgaAAATTGAAACAGATATAAAGTTTTgtcatcattaaaattaaacgaaacaaTCTCGACATTTGAATGCATATGTTAGCTTATAGTTAAGACTCTACTTACACAGCACAGACGTATGGCTGTTCAAACAGGAATGCTTACGGCAAATGTTGGTCTAATTATATGTGGACTGTTTCGCGATATGCAAAGTGTCAACGCTACGTTTATTCACTGACGAACCAAAACTGCTAAACGATTACCCTTTCGTCAGACAATTTTGTGGAGGTAGGTATATGAAAAACATcacttaaacaaataaagtaaCTACCTAGTCAAACTTACATTGtcttattataatttcacaTCAAATCACAAACAAGATTCAACTACcggctatttatatatataaatgaaatattcatcTAAAAGCATAATTACCCTATTTTTACAAGcgcttctttttattttttacttgggTTTTATGAACACATAAAACATTCAGAATAGATCTCGTCACTTTAACAGATGTTgcaataatgataattaaaaatatcaatattgaaGCATACACATCAATCATAGTGTAAGCGACCCAGCTCATATTTCTTGCCGGATTCTTCATATAATCAGCTCCTTTATTTCTTATTACATATTCTATCCAGAACATGGCTGAATCCAACGCGGTCATCGGTCTATCCTTAAATGCTTGGGATATTTCTTTAGCCTTAtctatataagaattattatttaaaatttcactgAGAGAATCATAAAGcgttttttcattaatatcttGATACTGGAGAATTTTGCCGAAGCCCGCTTCTTCGACGAGAAGCAAGTTGTTAAACTGATCAGCATATATTGGAACGCCGATGAGAGGTACTCCATTAAATATAGCTTCTTGCGTTCCTATCAAACCGCCGTGTGATACAAACACTTTAATATTACGATGTGCTGAAATATAATTCGATTTTAATTAGcacattttaaatagattaaaatgtaAAGATTTATACGAGTTCGATTTTTTGTTAATAGGTAGGTACAAGTAAATAGGTAATATGCCAAATAACATGCCCAGTAGCGTCCAGAATTTTCAGTCACATAACTTATTAATCGGATGTTTCTAGGTATAGGAAAGTAGGTAATAAATAGTGTATGGTCATAGGATTACTTTTATCATATCATTAAACCCTTTAGTGTCCAAACTCCAAAAGATTCGGCATACGCAGCTATAGTAGTAAGAAGTTATAAATGAATAcgaaaatttacttggtggtatgggTTTATGCAGgctcatctgggtaggtaccacccactcctcatatattctaccgccaaacggcaatacttaggttttttgtgtaccggtttgaagattGTATTGAAGATCCTatcaggtggcgcatttgcttgtcagcctaccgatatcataaaattaataatagatcAAATGAACTTACCAAGAATTTCCTTTTGAGGTAACCATTTACGTGTAACCAAATTACTAGGCTTGTTATCTAACTGGTCGTCCTCCCATTTCCATAATACTGTTTGTTTCAGTCTTCTAAAAACATTTAGAAATGCTACCTTCTTGTCTAGTGGTAACTCAGAACTCCTAACGTTTGACCCGAAATTGATGTACACAACTCCATTATTTGATTCATCCAAAAGTTTCTGAAGATCctgaaatagtatattattaattttttttaatattttcttaaaattataatgtaaataaaataaaaaacaaaacatgaaaTTTGTTTGCTCTTAGCAAACAAATTTTCATCAGATTTACAATATGTTtagtatgaaaaatttaattggataatattaaaaattatttgtccTCTCAGTACGCCATCCAAAAAGCCATTGTgaccaaataattaaataataaaacttttcaaatataatcttcataatcagataataaaatatattcaaattagacaattttatttaaattatattttcgtgattcaactttaataatataaaccgaAATTCTtactattctatattttatgacaatgtTACAGAATATgtcatataaatgttatataattcgttcttataaaaaatatgcttgTTAAGTTACCTCTGGCAAACTTGCATTACTGTTGGACAGATGAACTCCTCCAATTTCGATTATATTGGGTAACAGAGCTGAGGGTGTATCGTAGCTGAAGTGGCTATTGATCAGCATCAATGACACATGCTTTTGCAATGCGTACAAACTCGGCACATCATTCGCTATTTctggtaaatattttacaaccaaTTCCTCTTGTTTCTTCAAATACCAGAATCTCCACCAGAAATAATCATAAgccgaaaaatataaattcctaaACCTTCCCCAAAAACTCGTCGGGTCCCTTACATCTAAAAAGTCTGATGTCACTGTAGCGAGTTGTAGAGGGtttctatttacaaaattatgccTCATGCAATTACCAAAAGTCGTGACTAATACTAATGGTGTGTTATATTTGTAAGCTAGGGGATACAAAGCCTCTTGGTAAAATTGTTCACATATGACCAAATCAAAATTGTTgtcttttttcaaaaaaacttTGACGTCAGTTGAATTTAACGTTAATTCTGTAAAAGCTAAGCCACCTGCCCACAGGATATTCTTATGGAAATCTTCAGCTGTCATATTAACCATAGTAAATACGTTCGGTCTTTCTGTGCCTGCggacaatgaaaaatatatatgaaacgtATACGTATTCATACATTTCAGaacttataaactaaatttatcgaagaataaaatttgacgagttttattaatatttaatggtaCAAACTTGAGAGTGAGGTATATGATGTTCTTCTTACCGATTACAAGCCCAACAGACACTAAATATTTAACTGtgcaagatatattatagaGACTAAGCGTGTGCACAAACGTAGATGCCCTCTAAATTCCTTCATTCTCATAATCCCTGATAGTTTAAGTAATGCCAAATTTCAAAATCAGAGAAAAAACCAATAACATTATTAGGTCTATCAGATGTTTGAACTTTACGAACGAGGCAGTTTGATATGATACCACTCACGCCTCGGCTAGCGGCTGAACAAAATACACTCTTTTCCAATTTGACGATTGACAATaccaataaatttttaatgagatatattattctatacgaAGTCACACTGGGAACATTAGTTTGTCTAGCATCAGAGGAGGACCATACATGCTATAAtactgacgacctccgtagtcgagtagtgtgtacaccggttatcatgggtacgccactccgaggtcccgggttcgattcccggccgagttgatgtagaaaatgttcattcgttttctatgttgtcttgggtttgggtgtatgtggtaccgttgttacttctgattttccacaacacaagtgcttagctacttacattgggatcagagtaatgaatgtgaagttgtccaatatttatatatttatttaatactatctGTATCGAcaacaataaatgttaattaacgtTAAATGACAGAGAATATTATCtgctttgataatatttaattaaacatgtcACATAATTAAACATGTCTCCCCATAATCACAATATAATTGATAAGCATTTCATTCTACGATTCTAAAGGCATAATATAGTTGAAACATATTTAActgatataactttgtatttaaaatcgtTCTTGTTCTTCTTGGTAGACTTTACTTCCGAACCTGTAAAAGCCGTGAATATAGTATAGGTTGCTTTTGATATGACTCGTATAAAAACCTTATTTCGTATCGATTATTGTCACCTCAAATAAGAAgcaaattattgaatttattcataCGTGGGCATTCAGATTTGATAACCCTATACTTACAGCcagtcttttttatgatataggttggcggacgggcaaatgggcctactgatggtaagtggtcaccaccgcccatagacaatggcgctgtaagaaatcattccttacatcgccaatgcgccaccaaccttgagaactaaaatgttaatgtCCCTTATTCCCATATTtatactggctcgctcacccttcaaaccggaaaacaacaacaCTGTCACTgattattactgtttggcggtagaatacctgatgattGGGCGGTATCTACCCcaaacaggcttgcacaaatcgCTGCCACCAAGTATCCACACTCAGAATTAAATAGAACGATCGATGATATGTTACTGTTTGTTAGAATAATGAATGAGAGTTCGTAATGTAccttatattcattaaatatttttaaagcatacATTAACGTCAGTAAATAAGTTTCATAATCAAGTTGGCGCgcgaaaaaaaagtataatatgattTCAACAAATCGACTAACTATCGTAAAAAAGTTTCTTGGTTCAGACTGTTTTACAGCCATGGAAGGTGACATACATATGTCTATTTTAGAATTCCAAATTCTAATCCATACGAATATTTACGCGACAtacatgaattatattttaaaagagggAACAGTTCATTGTTATACAAGTGAATTCGATAGCCAAGACTATAGAAAATAAGGAAATCGAAAAACTAATTCATGAGACATAACTAGTTAgcggaaaaataatataatagaaaaactgATGACCAAAAGTAGAAGATTATTTTGGCAGAGGTAAGACAGATTATGCCGTTACTAATTTGACGACTAATCCTTATGaagacttttaatttaatactgttaACAATTTGAACGCGCTTAAAATCTATCAAGCCCAGTATCTTATCCAAGATCCTTAACTTATAAGCCAGCagctaaaatatgtttattgagttattaaacataaaatagaatgtaatcaataatttttaagttaacaaTGTTCTCATGTGGCTGTTTGagtttttgtgtattttatgagaataaatattattcaatataaaggGATTTTGTTATTTAGAAAATGTATTGGTTCATTTATAccaatacatattatgtaataaccaaaacgtaaaattaaaattttatttttattttattaacgatttttttcTAGCTCTGATTAATGATGAAACCTGTAGAATAATTGTTGCCTACTGGGATCTATATTTGtggttttataagtatatttagaaatttaagTTAGTTAGTCGTCTCCAAAACTGATTAATATGAacgaagtaattttttttgtttaatcttgaatgttttttttattatccttGATTTGTGGAcgttgaaatttgttttatatttaatgtttgatcATTATTTCCAGAGCTTTTACAAATgtgtaaagaataaatattttcaaaatttcatctaTATTATATCGGTTTTATTCATatgtctaatttatttttaaagcaaaaatttttttcaaatacccGAATCACCATATCAGACAAAATCTCTCATTTTCTCGATATTTATCACGAGACATGATCTATAACTATAGGTTAGGCTTAAAGCATAAATTACATcagaaaaaaagattatatacgtatattttaatgatataataactatatttatataatacttctcataaattaaatgataaacctatttaattttttttttatatacattacatactttacattaacagcctgtaaatttcccaatgctgggctaaggcctcctctccttttgttttccttcaccgccgagcacgagatgaattataaacaaaaattaagcacataaaaattcagcggtgcttgcttgggtttgaacccgcaatcatcagttaagatgcacgcgttctaaccactggcccatTTCGACTCAATGTTTCACTGTAAGCTTATATATTAAGGTTATCCTATAACATATAGATATGCATTATTATTTAGCTAATGGTTTTATTGCTAAACAgtgtgtttaataattttaataaaaattaaacggtAGTTGAAAGTAATTCCTGTATAAACCGGTCATATTTACTACTtacctacttttttattttaatcgaaggCTTACCTAGTAAAAACAGGCGGTCGAACAAAATGAAAGTAATGTATGTTTTGCTTTTGGTAACTtggaaattatcaaaattaagtttaaaaaaaaaacctatggaTATAGAGTGAAATCATTCATTCCCAATCAAGTTTAACTGATACAAATAGCAATTGGtcattaactaatatttaattttacactcACCTAATATATCCCAAATCTTTTTATCATCTACTAGGACCTCGTGGTAATTCGACGGTGGATCTTTTTCTTTTTGCGATGTTATGACAGTGACATTGTGGCCTCGGCGCGCTAGTTCCAGACCGATTGGACGCAGCATTATATAATGTGACACCGACGAAAAcggtataacatataaaatatttgccgACTCAACGACGTTTGTTAACAGAGGcactaacaataataacaacaacccattctgaaattgaaaacagtttatttattaatcataataggCATGATGACAGTACCTAAGAATcactgaaattataatttaaaataataatataggatAGAGAGActctaagaaataaataaatatcatttatttttaaattacatgtgtgattctatttattttaataaaaataaaaatacaaaacataagaATCCGCCATATTAGGTCAAACACCAATCAGAAACGCGTGACGTCAcgcttttgtaatattgttttcatttgaCAATTTGTATATCGTTCGAAGTTCGAACTTGCCTTGTGTTTACTCGTTTCGATATTAACGTCACCGTTTATGTGATATTGCGttgttaaatactattattagtgCTGGGTCATTCCtgattttacgtaaaattaaacgaaccagttttttacattaaaataataagctaaAAAGGAGCctacgaaaactttttttttttgtttcgtaaatttttattgattcttctACAACCAAATGTGTATTGTATTACTTTTGGAATAAGTTTCATTGTAGCAAAttcgttacttcaaatccaaagtagttccttataactggtttaatattcatacaataatagtccttacggcGATCAAAATAGAGTGTTTAGTTAGTTACACGTGATCGAAACCAGTTCGCGCAGCAGTaccaataaaatagtttttcaatttagtttattcttctacaaccaaatttgtattgtatttctttaggaataagattcattgtagcatattcgttacttcaaatccaaactagtttcttataactggtttaatattcatataatagtaTTCCTTACGGCGATCAAAATAgagtgtttagtcagttacacgtgatcGAAAACGTTTCGCGAAGCAGTACCAAAACGACGGCCGCCGGTGCCGAGTGTCGTCTCGTTCGTTTTAAAACTATATGTCCTATAATCAAGAAACAGTTCGttcgttctttataaaataactagttcTTAAAACCGTTTCAGAAAAAAACTCCCAGCACTATAATGGCGTCGGTCTATGACGTCACGCTTTCGTAAACATTTGACAGTTCGCATGTTAAACGTTTATTTAGAttcctaatttaatttatttcatactaaaattatgaattcTAATGTGTATCGATGGTGTGCGGTTCCTCAATATAACAATACGTCTATAAAAACTCCGaagaagttatttattaatgttcctttgaagaaaaaagttagaaatatgTGGCTAAATCTTGCACGACGAGACCCAACAGCTATATCTTCAAGTTCTGTACTTTATTTCTGCGAAGACCATTTCGACGTAAGTATATctcttatttactatataataattaagtaagcTTGAGATCATTAGAGaaaattgtcaataatattGGCCATCACGTTTCAGCTTATGTTCCATTCCTTTATTACTACTGcaatactatatgtatattagaACTTACCTAAAACTTTTATTCTTGTTACAGTTACCAAACGATATGGAAAATTATATTCAGTATCTTGTGATGGGTTCAGTTTCGCATATGCGCATGAAGTCACGGTGTATGCCCACAAGATTTGAATGCCAATCGGATAGAAGAAAACGAACTTCTAATACAGAGCGACCCTATGTTCTTAAGAATCAAAGAAGGATACTAATTGAAGAAAGTGAAAAAGATTTTGCAAAGAAAAGTACACCTACAAAACATTTAGAACCTGCAAGCATTTCATCAGCAAGTTCAGGTACTCACCAATACTATAATGTCAGCAAATAAGTTTCTGTTATTGGGTTAAAGTGTATATTGATTGAATTTGCCTATTACTTTTATCAATAAcagaaaacataaaacaatCCTATTATAACAAAGTTTGTTACAAATTTTTTGTAGAACTATGCATGCATAAGGCActggtttatatatattttttaagtaattatttttatattttagttttgcacacaattgaataaaatcaaGAAGGGCTTACTACGTATCCAAAATCAGTTGATAAATCTGTACAAGTACATATAACACATAAATTTAGAAGCAAAGCTGTCTAGACCAAAATTAAGCTAGTAAGCCAGTTAACATCATCCTTGAAACCCTATTCCTGCACAAACGCTACATCtccatttaaaattgaaaactgtGGTAAACCAGTGATACCAAGCAGTGGTGTCAAGCATGttatcaagaaaaaaatgtgtatagaaGCTCAATCTGACAGTGATATTTCATATGCACCATCTGTGAGTCAGTGAGAAACATCACCATCAATACAATCTCTTATAATGAAATCAACATCAGACTGCAGTGAATTAACTAAGGAGACAAAAAAAGAAGAAGGATTAAACATTCTCAAATATACAATACTTAAGATAATGAAAAACCCAAGGTCTTACTTAGGTCTTCCTAAAAGctgttgttatttattagatttaattaatcgttcgttctttattttataaaaataaagaacgaACGAACTATTTCTTGATTATAGGACATATAGCTTTAAAACGAACGAGACGACACTCGGCACCGGCGGGCGTCGTTTTGGTACTGCTTCGCGAAACGTTTTCgatcacgtgtaactgactaaacactcTATTTTGATCGCCGTAAGGACtataattgtatgaatattaaaccagttataaggaactactttggatttgaagtaacgaatatgctacaatgaatcttattcctaaagaaatacaatacaaatttggttgtagaagaatcaataaaaatttacgaaacaaaaaaaaagttttcgtagGCTCCTTTttagcttattatttatttattaaagatttagtATTGactgcttattaatattattaatcgggTAATCCTCAGCTGTAATAGTTGTAATAAATGCAAATAAGCACGGAGCGTAACGGAgaattaatccaaataaattataaagtcgactattttcaaaattatataatatgactccagcgttgaatatacattatttcagtAAAGTATCGTAAGTACAGTAAGTTCTCGAACCTATGAAAACAaaccggttttttttataaccgtttCAAAGTAgtgttttgtaaatgtaaaaaactgcTTCGTTTCATTTTACGTAAACTCAGGAATGACCCAGCACTACGCCATTAGTATTCTAgcgtttttgtacaaaatttaaaatttatttttaaaagatcattttttcctaataaactttatttttttgcagaattaagatttattttgtataaagtaataaCATGGTAGTGtagtttttcaaaatatgtCATCATGCCTATTGTTGTgataaatgttatgtaatacattacataacatttttctaaataaatattatgtaatgtattattttataaaaattacaattgtaaatataatataaaatataaaaatagtacttattacttttgcaaattaataatatttttttcaaataaattcttgTAATTATGACTAATtagtcataattaaaaattaaaaattaaactcaagTGCCACcagaattaatataatgtaataaaatataaatttattgtaaaacgataaataattttattaattaaggcaTATATTGACGTTCAAGGAAATGTTACAATTTGTGTTCGtgaaaaatttattgaaataaatataaatataatcaatataatataaatcaaatcagtcaataatattagataataacTACGATTACATATTACCAGTGGCGGACTAACAGGGGGGCGGAAGGGGGGGGGGCGGCTTTTGCTAAacaagactttaaaaatgtgcTTAGTACCTACAAGATGATTCAGCTTTGCCGCCCCGGGCCTCTGACGGGCTTAGTCCACCACTGCATATTATTACACTTATAGGTGAaacatactattttatatatatatttatatgctcattatttaatacagatttcaaaaatatttctaatgtgtttttaatatataaaactatttcaaaatactaaatttaatatttaaaattattaaattaaaataaatacttaccatTTTCGCAGTAATATtacactatattattataacacacTAATGTAATCATACAGTATATTGAGGCATAATTCTCTTTGCACACTAATAAATATTCCTAACCAAGCATACGTCACACCTCTAGAAGTTCGAAATGTAAATGATTAGATTAGAACGCTGAACTTTACACAAGTCACAGATAAGCAATATCAGTTAGATAAActgtttttgtttgattttttgtttgtgAACATGAATATGCATTAATTCCTTCGACTTCACAAAAACTCGTCAAGACGAGTTATGTACACCATTCGTTCTATGTTAGATTACACCTATTATTcgttcatatttttaatgtactgTAATTATTACTAACATAAAATGACAGAAGATTAACTTTATGTAAGTATAGCTAGACCTTCGGGTAGTTACCGGCTTCGGCCGCATATTACTaaagttatgttattaataagcgtaattcattttaaa belongs to Vanessa tameamea isolate UH-Manoa-2023 chromosome 13, ilVanTame1 primary haplotype, whole genome shotgun sequence and includes:
- the LOC113397888 gene encoding UDP-glycosyltransferase UGT5-like, which codes for MLRPIGLELARRGHNVTVITSQKEKDPPSNYHEVLVDDKKIWDILGTERPNVFTMVNMTAEDFHKNILWAGGLAFTELTLNSTDVKVFLKKDNNFDLVICEQFYQEALYPLAYKYNTPLVLVTTFGNCMRHNFVNRNPLQLATVTSDFLDVRDPTSFWGRFRNLYFSAYDYFWWRFWYLKKQEELVVKYLPEIANDVPSLYALQKHVSLMLINSHFSYDTPSALLPNIIEIGGVHLSNSNASLPEDLQKLLDESNNGVVYINFGSNVRSSELPLDKKVAFLNVFRRLKQTVLWKWEDDQLDNKPSNLVTRKWLPQKEILAHRNIKVFVSHGGLIGTQEAIFNGVPLIGVPIYADQFNNLLLVEEAGFGKILQYQDINEKTLYDSLSEILNNNSYIDKAKEISQAFKDRPMTALDSAMFWIEYVIRNKGADYMKNPARNMSWVAYTMIDVYASILIFLIIIIATSVKVTRSILNVLCVHKTQVKNKKKRL